The following proteins are co-located in the Peromyscus eremicus chromosome 13, PerEre_H2_v1, whole genome shotgun sequence genome:
- the Ctla4 gene encoding cytotoxic T-lymphocyte protein 4 isoform X2 — protein sequence MACLGVPRCKAQLQLASRNWPFVVLLACLSIPTFSKAIHVTQPSVVLASSHGVASFPCEYTSSHNTDEVRVTVLRQTNDQMMTEVCASTFTVKNKLGFLDDPFCSGTFNESKVNLTIQGLRAADTGLYFCKVELMYPPPYFVGMGNGTQIYVIAKEKKSSYNRGLCENAPNRARM from the exons ATGGCTTGCCTTGGAGTCCCGAGGTGCAAGGCTCAGCTGCAGCTAGCTTCTAGGAACTGGCCCTTTGTGGTCCTGCTTGCTTGTCTCTCCATCCCGACCTTCTCCAAAG CCATACATGTGACCCAGCCTTCGGTGGTATTGGCCAGCAGCCACGGTGTCGCCAGCTTTCCATGTGAATACACATCTTCACACAACACTGATGAGGTCCGAGTGACAGTGCTGCGGCAGACAAATGACCAGATGATGACTGAGGTCTGTGCCTCCACATTCACAGTGAAGAATAAGTTGGGCTTCCTAGATGATCCCTTCTGTAGTGGTACCTTCAATGAAAGCAAAGTGAACCTCACCATCCAAGGACTGAGAGCTGCCGACACTGGACTGTACTTCTGCAAGGTGGAACTCATGTACCCACCACCATACTTTGTGGGCATGGGCAATGGGACCCAGATTTATGTCATTG CTAAAGAAAAGAAGTCCTCTTACAACAGGGGTCTATGTGAAAATGCCCCCAACAGAGCCCGAATGTGA
- the Ctla4 gene encoding cytotoxic T-lymphocyte protein 4 isoform X1, with protein sequence MACLGVPRCKAQLQLASRNWPFVVLLACLSIPTFSKAIHVTQPSVVLASSHGVASFPCEYTSSHNTDEVRVTVLRQTNDQMMTEVCASTFTVKNKLGFLDDPFCSGTFNESKVNLTIQGLRAADTGLYFCKVELMYPPPYFVGMGNGTQIYVIDPEPCPDSDALLWILAAVSSGLFFYSFLITAVSLSKMLKKRSPLTTGVYVKMPPTEPECEKQFQPYFIPIN encoded by the exons ATGGCTTGCCTTGGAGTCCCGAGGTGCAAGGCTCAGCTGCAGCTAGCTTCTAGGAACTGGCCCTTTGTGGTCCTGCTTGCTTGTCTCTCCATCCCGACCTTCTCCAAAG CCATACATGTGACCCAGCCTTCGGTGGTATTGGCCAGCAGCCACGGTGTCGCCAGCTTTCCATGTGAATACACATCTTCACACAACACTGATGAGGTCCGAGTGACAGTGCTGCGGCAGACAAATGACCAGATGATGACTGAGGTCTGTGCCTCCACATTCACAGTGAAGAATAAGTTGGGCTTCCTAGATGATCCCTTCTGTAGTGGTACCTTCAATGAAAGCAAAGTGAACCTCACCATCCAAGGACTGAGAGCTGCCGACACTGGACTGTACTTCTGCAAGGTGGAACTCATGTACCCACCACCATACTTTGTGGGCATGGGCAATGGGACCCAGATTTATGTCATTG ATCCAGAACCCTGCCCAGATTCTGATGCCCTCCTTTGGATTCTTGCTGCAGTTAGTTCAGGATTGTTTTTTTACAGTTTCCTGATCACTGCTGTTTCTTTGAGCAAAATG CTAAAGAAAAGAAGTCCTCTTACAACAGGGGTCTATGTGAAAATGCCCCCAACAGAGCCCGAATGTGAAAAGCAATTTCAGCCTTATTTTATTCCCATCAACTGA